A portion of the Actomonas aquatica genome contains these proteins:
- a CDS encoding inositol monophosphatase family protein — MSITLDSRTLERARRLLCALQDEIRNTLVAARAQQRRHFAKVAAVTAADTIYQIDKLSEDALLAWLERKWPRRWPVELVMEGLEEAWTFPRGTAVADTVWKLVIDPIDGTRGIMHDKRSAWALSGLAPQRGTRNHLGDIVVAAMTELPTTKQWLADQFSAVKGGGKVVARSYDLRAERWQKLAVAPQTGTTFAHGFSTVSRFFPGGKVWLSEFEERLWKALGELEDGAATPAIFEDQYISCGGQLAEILLGHDLMVLDVRPQAFTAIGMGPDGLSSHPYDLCAELILREAGGVVERPEGGRLRDPLDTTSPVAWAAYANPRLARKVRPVVKRVLGEMG; from the coding sequence ATGTCGATCACGCTGGATTCCCGCACTTTGGAACGCGCGCGCCGTCTGCTGTGCGCGCTGCAGGATGAAATTCGCAACACGCTGGTAGCGGCGCGGGCGCAGCAACGGCGGCACTTTGCGAAGGTCGCGGCGGTGACGGCGGCGGATACGATTTACCAGATCGACAAGTTGTCGGAGGACGCGCTGTTGGCGTGGCTGGAACGCAAGTGGCCGCGGCGCTGGCCGGTGGAGTTGGTGATGGAAGGGCTGGAGGAAGCCTGGACGTTTCCGCGCGGCACGGCGGTGGCCGACACGGTGTGGAAGCTGGTGATCGATCCGATCGATGGCACGCGCGGTATCATGCACGACAAACGCAGTGCGTGGGCCTTGAGCGGACTAGCGCCGCAGCGCGGGACGCGCAATCACCTCGGTGACATCGTGGTCGCGGCGATGACGGAGTTGCCGACGACGAAGCAGTGGTTGGCGGATCAGTTCAGCGCGGTGAAAGGTGGCGGCAAGGTGGTGGCGCGGTCGTATGATTTGCGGGCCGAGCGCTGGCAGAAACTGGCCGTGGCGCCGCAGACGGGAACGACGTTTGCGCATGGGTTTTCGACGGTCTCGCGGTTCTTTCCGGGCGGGAAGGTGTGGCTGAGCGAGTTTGAAGAACGGCTGTGGAAGGCGTTGGGGGAGTTGGAGGATGGCGCGGCGACGCCGGCGATTTTTGAAGACCAATACATCTCCTGTGGCGGGCAGTTGGCGGAGATCTTGTTGGGGCATGATTTGATGGTGCTCGATGTGCGGCCGCAGGCGTTTACGGCGATCGGAATGGGGCCGGACGGGTTGAGCAGCCATCCGTATGATTTGTGCGCGGAGTTGATCCTACGCGAAGCCGGCGGCGTGGTGGAGCGGCCGGAGGGAGGGCGCCTGCGTGACCCGCTGGATACGACGAGTCCGGTGGCGTGGGCGGCGTATGCGAATCCGCGTTTGGCGCGCAAGGTGCGGCCGGTCGTGAAGCGGGTGTTGGGCGAGATGGGGTGA
- a CDS encoding methyltransferase domain-containing protein, giving the protein MSFLTAPYRRSAYAMLSGRGLEIGALNKPSPVPPAAQVEYFDAMTAEDARQLFPEIGDDAFVSVDHLGELDHDGLAQFEDQTFEFVILSHVIEHVANPIRVLAECFRILRPNGLLLIAVPDKRYTYDRDRALTTFDHLWADYENGVTENDDEHYLDFLRHVGPHVFDEPAEYLPGHIVTVRRRREHAHVWDSGSWRAMFDQATARLGITASCEVESPGSENHFEYFGAWRKR; this is encoded by the coding sequence ATGAGTTTCCTCACCGCCCCCTATCGCCGAAGTGCCTACGCGATGCTCTCGGGACGGGGCCTGGAAATTGGAGCGCTTAACAAACCCTCGCCGGTGCCGCCGGCGGCGCAGGTCGAGTATTTCGACGCCATGACCGCGGAGGACGCCCGCCAACTTTTTCCCGAGATCGGCGATGACGCCTTTGTCTCCGTCGACCACCTCGGCGAACTCGATCACGACGGCTTGGCGCAGTTCGAAGATCAAACCTTCGAGTTCGTGATCCTCAGTCATGTCATCGAACACGTCGCCAACCCGATTCGCGTGCTCGCAGAGTGCTTCCGGATCCTCCGCCCCAACGGCCTGCTGCTGATCGCGGTGCCCGACAAACGCTACACCTACGATCGCGACCGCGCCCTTACGACCTTCGATCACCTCTGGGCCGACTATGAAAACGGGGTGACCGAAAACGACGACGAACACTACCTCGACTTCCTGCGTCACGTGGGCCCTCACGTCTTCGACGAACCCGCCGAATACCTGCCGGGTCACATCGTCACCGTGCGCCGTCGTCGCGAACACGCCCACGTCTGGGACTCAGGCTCCTGGCGCGCGATGTTTGACCAAGCCACCGCCAGACTCGGCATCACAGCTTCCTGCGAAGTGGAGTCTCCGGGGAGCGAAAACCACTTCGAGTATTTTGGCGCTTGGCGAAAGCGGTGA
- a CDS encoding DUF885 domain-containing protein, with protein sequence MKNLIRGVWVGALTILSAAAHPVDDAMEAFAADWVRGNPVLASRTQYFTGAEQAALEGQLTPVTSEYKAERAAQAAAGLAMIRALDTTGAPESTLRAKRTLEWLLEDYVREAQFDDFYFPLNQFTGVQRYLVSYLASSMPIRHAGDARNYAARIGQMGGVMTDARVEMERREAQGMLLPDFILRATIRQMELFLAPEPADNLLATSFERRAAELSDLTAAERERLLAAVVSDLTESVYPAYRDALATLERQLKQATADAGIWRLPRGAEAYASKLRHYTNGDMTPQEIHELGLAEVARIEAEMDAILRDQGLTEGSVNARYKELEARIQPTGTDDPRPMLLSQYAEMVDDAVARSQSLFDMMPRAPVVVRREPLFSEASAAAHYSVPAADGSVPGIFWVPLPGEPYRMISRRSLAYHEAVPGHHFQLALQQEMEELPKWWSNRIFGSNSAYSEGWALYAEWLANDEGWYEGDPIGKLGYLSSELLRARRLVVDTGLHAFKWTRQQVIDYGISVSETERYVVYAGQATSYKVGQLTIVKLRREAEARLGDKFDLPTFHNIVLRGASAPLEIVRDDVEAWIAAQE encoded by the coding sequence ATGAAGAATCTGATCCGCGGAGTTTGGGTAGGAGCTTTAACCATCCTGTCGGCGGCGGCCCATCCGGTGGATGATGCGATGGAGGCCTTTGCGGCAGATTGGGTTCGGGGGAATCCGGTGCTCGCGAGTCGCACCCAGTATTTCACGGGAGCGGAGCAGGCTGCGCTGGAAGGCCAACTCACTCCCGTGACGAGTGAATACAAAGCCGAGCGCGCCGCGCAGGCGGCGGCGGGACTGGCAATGATCCGCGCGCTCGACACGACCGGGGCCCCCGAGTCGACCCTGCGGGCCAAACGCACGCTGGAGTGGTTGCTGGAGGACTACGTGCGCGAGGCGCAGTTCGATGACTTTTATTTTCCGCTCAACCAGTTCACCGGCGTGCAGCGTTATCTGGTGAGTTACCTGGCGAGCTCAATGCCCATCCGTCACGCGGGTGACGCCCGCAACTATGCGGCGCGGATCGGACAGATGGGCGGCGTGATGACCGATGCGCGGGTGGAGATGGAGCGGCGCGAAGCGCAGGGCATGTTGCTGCCGGATTTCATTCTGCGGGCGACCATCCGGCAGATGGAGTTGTTCCTTGCGCCCGAACCCGCGGACAACCTGCTGGCCACCTCGTTTGAACGGCGGGCGGCTGAGCTGAGCGACCTGACCGCGGCGGAACGCGAGCGTTTGCTGGCGGCGGTGGTGAGCGACCTGACGGAATCGGTGTATCCAGCATATCGTGACGCGCTGGCGACCTTGGAACGGCAACTCAAGCAGGCGACGGCGGATGCGGGCATCTGGCGGCTGCCGCGCGGGGCGGAAGCTTACGCGTCGAAACTGCGCCACTACACCAACGGTGATATGACCCCGCAGGAGATTCATGAACTGGGTCTGGCCGAGGTGGCGCGCATCGAGGCGGAGATGGATGCGATTCTGCGCGACCAGGGATTGACGGAAGGTTCGGTCAACGCGCGCTACAAGGAGTTGGAGGCGCGTATCCAACCCACGGGCACGGATGATCCTCGCCCGATGCTGTTGTCGCAGTATGCGGAGATGGTGGACGACGCAGTGGCGCGGTCGCAGTCCTTGTTCGACATGATGCCGCGCGCGCCGGTGGTGGTGCGCCGCGAGCCGTTGTTTTCGGAGGCGAGTGCGGCGGCCCATTATTCGGTGCCGGCGGCGGATGGCTCGGTGCCGGGCATCTTCTGGGTGCCGCTGCCGGGGGAACCTTACCGGATGATCAGCCGGCGTTCGCTGGCTTACCATGAAGCGGTGCCGGGGCATCATTTCCAGTTGGCGCTGCAGCAGGAGATGGAGGAGCTACCCAAGTGGTGGTCGAACCGCATCTTTGGCAGCAACTCGGCGTATTCCGAAGGCTGGGCTTTGTATGCGGAATGGCTGGCCAACGACGAAGGCTGGTATGAAGGCGACCCGATCGGGAAGCTCGGTTATCTGAGCAGTGAGCTGCTGCGGGCGCGTAGGCTGGTGGTGGACACGGGCCTGCACGCGTTCAAGTGGACGCGGCAGCAGGTGATCGACTACGGCATCTCGGTGAGCGAAACGGAGCGTTACGTGGTGTATGCCGGGCAGGCGACGTCCTACAAAGTGGGGCAGCTCACCATCGTGAAGCTACGGCGTGAGGCCGAGGCACGGCTGGGCGATAAATTCGACCTACCGACCTTCCACAACATCGTGCTGCGCGGCGCGAGTGCGCCGCTGGAAATCGTGCGCGACGACGTCGAAGCCTGGATCGCCGCACAGGAATGA
- a CDS encoding NAD(P)H-dependent glycerol-3-phosphate dehydrogenase: MNFAVIGAGAWGTAMAIHLAKMQHTVTLVPRRFEQALALSSARENADYLPGVPLPPSLQIGHELVPVLMEAEVVLLACPAQALRETATRVKDALTLATQLKLVVSLAKGLELETHLRPAEVIAQVLPDVPVGSLTGPTNAAEVAQGLPAAMVLAANAPADLLEAVQVEISGASLRVYLSHDVAGAEFGGCLKNIYAIAAGICDGLKLGDNTSAAMLTRALAEMVRVGEALGAQRDTFYGLSGFGDLIATCHGEWSRNRQFGEQVGAGASIEEIMANRKTVVEGYKTAASFYGLCRDRGIEAPILAEVYQTLYEGKAPAQALRDLMLRELKRE; this comes from the coding sequence ATGAATTTTGCGGTCATTGGTGCTGGGGCGTGGGGGACGGCGATGGCGATCCATCTGGCGAAGATGCAGCATACGGTGACGTTGGTGCCGCGGCGATTTGAGCAGGCGTTGGCCTTGTCGTCGGCGCGCGAGAATGCCGATTACCTGCCGGGCGTGCCCCTGCCGCCGAGCCTGCAAATCGGACACGAATTGGTGCCGGTATTGATGGAAGCCGAAGTGGTGCTGCTGGCTTGTCCGGCGCAGGCGCTGCGGGAGACCGCGACGCGCGTGAAGGACGCACTGACGCTGGCCACACAACTGAAGTTGGTGGTGAGTCTGGCCAAGGGGCTGGAGTTGGAGACGCACCTGCGTCCAGCCGAAGTGATTGCGCAGGTCCTGCCGGACGTGCCGGTGGGATCGTTGACGGGACCGACCAATGCGGCCGAGGTCGCGCAGGGGTTGCCGGCGGCGATGGTGCTGGCGGCGAATGCGCCGGCGGACTTGCTGGAGGCGGTGCAGGTGGAGATCAGCGGAGCGAGTCTGCGGGTCTACCTCAGTCACGATGTGGCGGGGGCAGAGTTTGGCGGGTGCCTGAAGAACATCTACGCGATCGCGGCGGGCATTTGTGACGGGTTGAAACTCGGCGACAACACCAGTGCGGCGATGCTCACGCGGGCACTGGCTGAGATGGTGCGGGTGGGCGAGGCGCTGGGCGCGCAGCGGGACACGTTTTATGGCCTGAGCGGGTTTGGCGATCTGATCGCGACCTGCCACGGCGAGTGGAGTCGCAACCGCCAGTTTGGTGAGCAAGTGGGCGCGGGGGCGTCGATCGAGGAGATCATGGCCAACCGCAAAACGGTGGTGGAAGGCTACAAAACGGCGGCGTCGTTTTATGGTCTGTGTCGCGACCGCGGCATCGAGGCACCGATCTTGGCCGAGGTGTATCAGACGCTCTACGAAGGCAAAGCCCCGGCGCAGGCGCTGCGCGACCTGATGCTGCGCGAGTTGAAACGCGAGTGA
- a CDS encoding trans-sulfuration enzyme family protein translates to MQDQATPTPARLLSPRRKTSGAHSPAELAREQLDHFAIPADSPVAPPLLALTEKLYAAHDDLLGLWAETTRTLAQLPRADRLALFNAKKFVAFQLAKLLDLLQNPSRAVHQSLGHSLETTLAKGPYPTFDNVAALFSANPVITRTATYIFACTEWIDDAFHGREFLHEIYSRLLNPTSIALANHIVDLEAGPEAADYLAWNFNSGMSAIDGALSHLIGYRDIVLASRNVYGGTYQLLHDWFAKPSNLDVAIEFFDGCDADDFSAALTRAQTTHADRLADGRRIYVFIESPCNPHGTFLDVPGICRAAHAAGLTVLLDGTVATPFLSRPLRHPDPTARPDYLIHSYTKDLAGAGNTTAGVVIGRAPDMFAPKGEPGWDQTLFWNVYYVKGAFLEADKAFEVLSGMKTLEGRMLKKCINTRILAEWLSTHPAITVQCPAIVGHPHHHLVDELSYLGLPAPLFTIDFERAGLNRLHFQRFFDALAPMFGHMVTLGQSNTVVLCPALTSHSELSPAALAAAGIAPTTIRIAVGDEEPRELIRDFLATAKLMLDPVAPGFSDDFPQGPVVDQLCDEIYVDVHRRHAASRPRLAEL, encoded by the coding sequence ATGCAAGATCAGGCTACCCCTACCCCGGCCCGGCTGCTCTCGCCGCGCCGCAAAACCTCCGGCGCCCACAGCCCCGCCGAACTCGCCCGCGAACAACTCGACCACTTCGCCATTCCGGCCGACTCCCCCGTCGCGCCCCCGCTGCTTGCCCTCACCGAAAAACTCTACGCCGCGCACGATGACCTCCTCGGCCTCTGGGCCGAAACCACTCGCACCCTCGCCCAACTTCCGCGCGCCGACCGCCTCGCCCTCTTTAACGCGAAAAAGTTCGTCGCCTTCCAATTGGCCAAGCTGCTCGACCTGCTGCAGAACCCGTCGCGCGCCGTCCATCAGTCCCTCGGTCACTCACTGGAAACCACCCTCGCCAAGGGCCCGTATCCCACCTTCGACAACGTCGCCGCGCTCTTCTCTGCCAACCCGGTCATCACCCGCACCGCGACCTACATCTTCGCCTGCACCGAGTGGATCGACGACGCTTTCCACGGTCGCGAGTTCCTGCACGAGATTTACTCGCGTCTGCTCAATCCGACCTCCATCGCGCTGGCCAATCACATCGTCGATTTGGAGGCCGGCCCCGAAGCCGCCGACTACCTCGCCTGGAATTTCAACAGCGGCATGTCCGCCATCGATGGCGCGCTGTCACATCTTATTGGATACCGCGACATCGTGCTGGCCTCCCGCAACGTCTACGGCGGCACCTACCAGTTGCTGCACGATTGGTTCGCCAAACCCTCCAACCTCGATGTCGCCATTGAATTTTTCGACGGTTGCGACGCCGACGATTTTTCTGCCGCCCTCACCCGCGCCCAGACGACTCACGCCGATCGCCTCGCCGACGGCCGTCGCATCTACGTCTTCATCGAAAGTCCCTGCAATCCGCACGGCACCTTCCTCGATGTGCCGGGTATCTGCCGCGCCGCTCACGCCGCCGGTCTCACCGTGTTGCTCGACGGCACGGTCGCCACGCCCTTCCTGTCGCGGCCACTCCGTCACCCCGACCCGACCGCGCGGCCCGACTACCTCATTCACAGCTACACCAAGGACCTCGCCGGCGCCGGCAATACCACCGCCGGTGTCGTGATCGGCCGCGCACCCGACATGTTTGCCCCCAAGGGGGAACCCGGCTGGGACCAGACCCTCTTCTGGAACGTGTATTACGTGAAGGGCGCCTTCCTCGAAGCCGACAAAGCTTTCGAGGTGCTCAGCGGCATGAAAACCCTCGAGGGCCGCATGCTCAAAAAGTGCATCAACACCCGCATTCTCGCCGAGTGGCTCAGCACCCATCCCGCCATCACCGTGCAGTGCCCGGCCATCGTGGGTCATCCGCACCACCACCTCGTCGACGAGCTCAGCTACCTCGGTTTGCCCGCGCCGCTCTTCACCATCGACTTCGAACGCGCCGGACTCAATCGCCTGCACTTTCAACGCTTCTTCGACGCGCTCGCGCCCATGTTTGGACACATGGTCACGCTCGGCCAAAGCAACACCGTCGTGCTCTGCCCGGCCCTCACCTCCCACAGCGAACTCTCACCCGCGGCCCTCGCCGCCGCCGGCATCGCGCCCACCACCATCCGCATCGCCGTCGGTGACGAAGAACCGCGTGAACTCATCCGCGACTTCCTCGCCACCGCCAAACTCATGCTCGATCCGGTGGCGCCCGGTTTCAGTGACGACTTCCCGCAAGGCCCCGTGGTCGACCAACTCTGCGACGAGATCTACGTCGACGTGCACCGCCGTCACGCCGCCTCCCGACCGCGCCTCGCTGAGCTTTGA
- a CDS encoding sodium:solute symporter family protein, with the protein MSAQAWTYLIVALSFALYLYIAYRSRAGSTKEFYVSGGGVKPIHNGMATAADWMSAASFMGMAGIISFQGRDGGVYLMGWTGGYVLLALLLAPYLRKFGKFTVPDFVGDRYYSQTARIVAVLCAIMVSFTYVAGQMRGVGIVFSRFLEVDINTGVIIGTGIVFVYAVLGGMKGITYTQVAQYCVLIFAYMVPAIFIAIMLTGNPIPQLGLGAATKEGGTYVLDLLDTLSTDLGFHAYTQGVKPVVDVAAITCALMVGTAGLPHVIVRFYTVPNVSGARMSAFWALLFIAILYTTAPAVAAFARTNLLNTVDNATYSEMPAWFTTWEETGLLTFDDKNGDGKIQYYNDKNTDPAFQTEVAAKGWAGNELTIDRDIIVLANPEIAQLPNWVIGLVAAGCLAAALSTAAGLLLVISTAFAHDLVKRCIKPDISEKGELMWARVAAGAAVVVAAYFGINPPGFVAQVVAFAFGLAAASFFPAILMGIFQKKMNREGAISGMIVGIIFTAVYISYFKFIVPEKNNPEHWLFGISPEGIGTIGMLINFAVAQIVARFTPEPPAEVQEEVEHIRVPRQLAR; encoded by the coding sequence ATGTCCGCTCAAGCCTGGACCTACCTCATCGTAGCCCTTTCGTTCGCGCTCTACCTCTACATTGCCTACCGCTCCCGCGCCGGCTCCACCAAGGAGTTCTACGTGTCCGGCGGCGGCGTGAAGCCGATCCACAACGGCATGGCCACCGCCGCCGACTGGATGAGTGCAGCGTCCTTCATGGGAATGGCCGGCATCATCTCCTTCCAGGGACGCGACGGCGGCGTCTACCTGATGGGTTGGACGGGAGGTTACGTGCTGCTCGCGCTGCTGCTCGCCCCTTATCTGCGCAAATTTGGCAAGTTCACCGTGCCGGACTTTGTCGGTGACCGCTACTACTCGCAGACCGCCCGCATCGTCGCCGTGCTCTGCGCCATCATGGTGTCGTTCACCTACGTCGCCGGTCAGATGCGCGGCGTCGGCATCGTCTTCTCCCGCTTCCTCGAGGTCGACATCAACACCGGCGTCATCATCGGCACCGGCATCGTCTTCGTCTACGCCGTGCTCGGCGGCATGAAGGGCATCACCTACACGCAGGTCGCCCAATACTGCGTCCTCATCTTCGCCTACATGGTGCCCGCGATCTTCATCGCCATCATGCTCACGGGTAACCCGATCCCGCAGCTCGGGCTCGGCGCCGCCACCAAGGAAGGCGGCACCTACGTGCTCGATCTGCTCGACACGCTCAGCACCGACCTCGGCTTCCACGCCTACACTCAGGGCGTCAAACCCGTGGTCGATGTCGCCGCCATCACCTGCGCGCTCATGGTCGGCACCGCCGGACTGCCCCACGTGATCGTGCGCTTCTACACCGTGCCCAACGTCTCCGGCGCGCGCATGTCGGCCTTCTGGGCGCTGCTCTTCATCGCCATCCTCTACACCACCGCCCCGGCCGTCGCGGCCTTTGCCCGCACCAACCTGCTCAACACCGTCGACAACGCCACCTACTCCGAAATGCCGGCCTGGTTCACCACGTGGGAAGAGACCGGCTTGCTCACTTTCGACGACAAAAACGGCGACGGAAAAATTCAGTATTACAACGACAAGAACACCGACCCTGCCTTCCAAACCGAGGTCGCCGCCAAGGGTTGGGCCGGCAACGAACTCACCATCGACCGCGACATCATCGTCCTGGCCAATCCCGAGATCGCCCAGCTGCCCAACTGGGTCATCGGCCTCGTCGCCGCCGGCTGTCTGGCCGCCGCCCTCTCCACCGCCGCCGGCCTGCTCCTGGTCATCTCCACCGCCTTCGCCCACGACCTGGTGAAGCGCTGCATCAAGCCGGACATCAGCGAAAAGGGTGAACTCATGTGGGCCCGTGTCGCCGCCGGTGCCGCCGTCGTGGTCGCCGCCTACTTCGGCATCAACCCGCCTGGCTTCGTCGCGCAGGTCGTGGCCTTCGCCTTCGGTCTCGCCGCCGCCTCCTTCTTCCCCGCCATCCTCATGGGCATCTTCCAGAAGAAGATGAACCGCGAAGGCGCCATCTCCGGCATGATCGTCGGTATCATCTTCACCGCGGTCTACATCAGCTACTTCAAGTTCATCGTCCCGGAGAAAAACAACCCTGAGCACTGGCTCTTCGGCATCTCCCCCGAAGGCATCGGCACCATCGGCATGTTGATCAACTTCGCCGTGGCCCAAATCGTCGCCCGCTTCACCCCCGAGCCCCCCGCCGAAGTCCAGGAAGAGGTCGAACACATCCGCGTCCCCCGCCAACTCGCGCGGTAA
- a CDS encoding DUF4212 domain-containing protein, translated as MATPENRRAHWRANLRLLSTLLILWAFVSFGCGIFFADALDQIRIGGFKLGFWMGQQGSIYVFVGIIAYYVWRMNKLDRQYDVHED; from the coding sequence ATGGCTACCCCTGAAAACCGCCGGGCTCACTGGCGCGCCAACCTTCGCTTGCTTTCTACCCTCCTCATCCTCTGGGCCTTTGTGTCCTTCGGCTGCGGCATCTTCTTTGCCGACGCCTTGGACCAGATCCGGATCGGTGGTTTTAAACTCGGCTTTTGGATGGGCCAACAAGGCTCGATCTACGTGTTCGTCGGCATCATCGCCTACTACGTCTGGCGCATGAACAAACTCGACCGCCAATACGACGTGCACGAGGACTGA
- the panB gene encoding 3-methyl-2-oxobutanoate hydroxymethyltransferase — translation MADKKPTPHTLRQRKGGEPIVAITAYDAVMAHYAGEAGVDIILVGDSVGNTVLGLPGTVPVTLDMMVHHSAAVVRAQPPALVVADVPFGEAHFDFRRVLMSCQRLMQEAGVDAVKIEGGRKLAPKIARLVEAGVPVWGHIGLMPQQVKQLGRYKKFGVNDAETAALVADAQALEAAGCFALLLEMVKPEAAKIVTEAVNIPVVGIGAGADCDGQILVFTDALGLTPGYVPGFVQQFADAGAVFRQGLSDYASAVRGRRYPASR, via the coding sequence ATGGCCGACAAGAAACCCACTCCGCATACGCTGCGCCAGCGCAAGGGCGGCGAACCGATCGTCGCGATCACTGCTTACGATGCGGTGATGGCGCACTACGCGGGCGAGGCCGGGGTGGACATCATCCTGGTCGGCGATTCGGTGGGCAACACCGTGCTCGGACTGCCCGGCACAGTGCCGGTGACGCTCGACATGATGGTGCATCACAGTGCGGCGGTGGTGCGGGCGCAGCCGCCGGCGCTGGTGGTGGCTGACGTGCCGTTTGGTGAGGCGCACTTTGATTTCCGGCGCGTGTTGATGAGCTGTCAGCGACTCATGCAGGAAGCCGGCGTCGACGCGGTGAAGATCGAGGGGGGGCGCAAACTCGCGCCCAAGATCGCGCGGCTGGTGGAGGCGGGTGTGCCGGTGTGGGGCCACATCGGGCTGATGCCGCAGCAGGTGAAGCAGTTGGGGCGCTACAAGAAGTTTGGCGTCAACGATGCGGAGACGGCGGCGTTGGTGGCGGATGCGCAGGCCTTGGAGGCGGCGGGGTGTTTTGCGTTGTTGTTGGAAATGGTGAAGCCGGAGGCGGCCAAGATCGTGACCGAGGCGGTGAACATTCCGGTGGTCGGGATCGGGGCCGGGGCGGACTGCGACGGGCAGATCCTGGTGTTCACCGATGCGCTGGGGCTTACGCCGGGTTATGTGCCGGGCTTCGTGCAGCAGTTCGCCGATGCGGGGGCGGTTTTCCGGCAAGGGTTGAGCGACTACGCGTCGGCCGTGCGGGGACGGCGGTATCCGGCGTCGCGGTAG
- a CDS encoding DUF1294 domain-containing protein gives MPPKPSAPPPRSDTGAVVTGRWSWSLTLTLGLLLLPIVLATVRAGIAQPVLIIYAVASGITLLAYAEDKRRARKGGNTSRIPELLLHLAELHGGWPGAFVGRELFRHKTQKRSYRTVYWLIVAAHLYVAIDFLLDWRLRDFVFNTVLSWFN, from the coding sequence GTGCCACCCAAACCATCAGCGCCTCCTCCCCGCTCCGATACCGGCGCGGTCGTCACCGGACGCTGGTCCTGGAGCCTTACGCTCACGCTTGGCCTGCTGCTCCTGCCCATCGTGCTCGCCACCGTGCGTGCCGGCATCGCCCAACCCGTGCTCATCATCTACGCGGTCGCTTCGGGAATCACCTTGCTGGCCTACGCCGAGGACAAACGCCGCGCCCGCAAAGGTGGCAACACCTCCCGCATCCCCGAGCTCCTGCTCCACCTCGCCGAACTCCACGGCGGCTGGCCCGGTGCCTTCGTCGGCCGCGAACTCTTTCGCCACAAAACCCAGAAGCGCAGCTACCGCACCGTCTACTGGCTCATCGTGGCTGCGCACCTTTACGTAGCCATCGACTTCCTCCTGGACTGGCGTCTGCGCGACTTCGTCTTCAACACCGTGCTTTCCTGGTTCAACTGA